GGCTCGATCCCGAGGGCATCCACTGGATCCGGAATCTGATGAGGCGCCTGGCGGGCGAGGGCCGGACGGTGTTCGTCTCCAGCCACCTGATGAGCGAGATGGCGCTGACGGCCGATCATCTGGTCGTCATCGGCCGGGGCAGGCTGCTGGCGGACACGAGCATGGCCCGGTTCATCGAGGGTCACGCGCGCACGTTCGTCCGCGTCCGCACCCCCGAGCCGGAGCGGATGCTCGACGCGCTGGCCGGAGCCGGGCTGCCGGGCGAGCGGCGGGCCGACGGCACCATCGAGGTCGAGGGTTCACGGGCCGCCCGGATCGGCGAGCTGGCCGCCGCGCACGGTCTCGTGCTGCACGAGCTGAGCCCGTGCCAGGCGTCGCTGGAGGAGGCGTTCATGCGGCTGACGCGCGAATCGGTCGAGTTCCAGGCCGGGGCGCGGGCGGCGGGCTGAGCCATGACGAACGGCCGTGTCCTGCTGTCGGAGTGGACGAAGATCAGGTCGGTCCGCTCCACGGTGTGGACCCTGGTCACCGCCCTGGTGGTGACGGCGACGTTCGGCACGCTGATCAGCCTGCTGTTCCGGAACACCTACGAGGACCTCTCCCGCGCGGACCGGCTGACGTTCGACCCGACCCTCACCAGCTTCGCGGGCATCACGCTCGGGCAGCTCGCGATGATCGCCTACGGCATCCTGGTGGTGTCCAACGAGTACGGCACCGGGATGATCCGCGCCTCACTCGCCGCCGTCCCCCGGCGTGGGGTCCTGATGTCCGCCAAGGTCGCCGTCGCCACCGCGCCGGCGCTGCCGGTCGGGCTGGCGACCAGCTTCCTGACGTTCTTCCTGGGGCAGACGGCGCTGGGCCGGTACCGCACCGACCTCGGTGAACCGGGCGTGCTGCGGGCCGTGTTCGGCGCCGGCCTCTACCTGGCGCTGATCGCGCTCTTCGCGATGGGCGTGGCGTGGGCGCTGCGCGGCCCGGTGCTGTCCTTCGGGGTGCTGATCCCCTTCTTCTTCCTGATCTCCGGCATCCTGGCGAACGTGTCCGCCACCGAGAAGATCGGCGACTACCTGCCCGACCAGGCCGGCTCGCGCATCATGCGGGTGGTGGACGACGGCGAGCAGCCGTACGGACCGTGGGGCGGACTGGCGATCATGCTCGGGTGGATCGTGGCGGCGCAGCTCGCCGGCTATCTGGTGCTCAGGAAACGGGACGCGTAGCACCCGCCACCCAGTCAGCCGATATGGTCATAGTCCTTCATGGGGACGAGATCCGCTGGGGCGGGTGAGGCAGGCAGGATGATCGAGGCAGTCGGCCTGACGAAGAGCTACGGCTCGAAGACGGCCGTGTACAACCTGACGTTCCAGGTGCGGCCGGGCAAGGTGACGGGTTTTCTCGGCCCGAACGGCGCGGGCAAGAGCACCACCATGCGGATGATCCTCGGCCTGGACGAGCCGACCGGCGGCGGCGTCACCATCGGCGGCTATCCCTACCGGCAGCTCCCGAACGCGCCGCGCCAGGTCGGCGCCCTGCTGGACGCGAACGCCAAGCACGGCGGGCGCAGCGCGCGGGCCCACCTGCTGTGCCTGGCGCAGCTCTCCGGCATCCCGGCCCGGCGGGTCGACGAGGTGCTGGGCGTGGTGGGGCTCCAGGACGTGGCGCGGAAGCGGTCCAAGGGCTTCTCGCTCGGCATGGGCCAGCGGCTCGGCATCGCGGCGGCGCTGCTCGGCGACCCGCAGGTGCTGCTGTTCGACGAGCCGGTGAACGGGCTCGACCCGGAGGGCATCCTCTGGGTCCGCCACCTGATGCGGCGGCTGGCCGCGGAGGGGCGGACGGTGTTCGTCTCCAGCCACCTGATGAGCGAGATGGCACAGACGGCGGATCACCTGATCGTGATCGGGCGCGGGCAGCTGATGGCCGACATGCCGGTGCAGGACTTCATCCAGCAGAACTCCACGGGCTACGCGCGGGTCCGCGTCCCGGACGGCGAGCGGGAGCAGCACGAGGCGCTCGTCCGCGCCCTGAGCGGGGCGGGCGGCCACGTCACCCCGGAGCAGGACGGCGCGCTGAAGGTCATCGGCCTGGAGCTCCCCCGGATCAGCGACCTCGCCCACGAGGCGGGGGCACGGCTGTGGGAGCTCTCCCCGCATCAGGCGTCGCTGGAGGAGGCGTACATGCGGATGACGCAGGGCGCGGTGGATTTCCGTTCCACGGCGGATCAGCGCGCGGGCCTCCAGTACGCCCCCGCGCCCCCCCATCACCCCCTGCCCCACCCCACCGCGGCGGGCTACGCCGCGCCGGCGCCGGTCGCGGCCCCGGCGGTGGCCCAGGTCCCGCCGCAGGCGCAGGCCGCGCCCGCCGCGCCCGGCACCATGCGGCTCCAGGCGATGCCCCCCGCCCAGGCACCGGCCCCCGTCCCGCAGGCCGCGCCCGGCACCATGCGGCTCCAGGCGATGCCCCCCGCCCAGGCCCAGGCCCAGGCACCGGCCCCCGTCCCGCAGGCCGCGCCCGGCACGATGCGGCTCCAGGCGATGCCCGCGCGGTCGACGCCGCCCAGCCAGGACGCCGCGCCGCAGGAGGAGGCGGACTTCCCGATCGCTCCGGCCGCGCCGCCCGCGCAGGGTGCCGGCACCGTCCAGCTCCGCGCCATGCCCGCCGCCCCACCGTCCGCTCCGCCGGCGCCGCCCGCCCAGGGCACCGCGCCGGGCGGCAGTGCCACCTCCGAGGACGTCCGATGACCACGCAGCCTCTCGTTCCGCCGCAGGCACCGCCGTTCACGCCGCCCGCGCAGGGCGTCGCGCCGGGGTACGCCTCGCCCATTCCCGTCCGGGCCACCCACCTCGGGCACGCCATCGCGTCGGAGTGGACCAAGATCCGGACGGTCCGTTCCACCGTCTGGACGCTCATCATCATGTTCCTGCTCACCGTCGGCGTCGGTCTGCTCTACGCGGGCGCGCTCAGCGGCGAGGAGTACGTGGGCATGCCGCTCCTGGCGGGCGGCTTCTTCGGGCTGATGTTCGGACAGATCTGCGTCATCACCCTCGGCGTCCTGGTGATCTCCTCGGAGTACGGCACCGGCATGATGCGCACCACCTTCACCGCCTGCCCGCAGCGCGGCCGGGTGCTGCTCGCGAAGGCGCTGGTGTTCTTCCTGCTCGCCTTCACCATGACGCTCATCGCCTGCGCGCTGACCGGGCTGATCCACTCGTCCATGCTCGGCGACCAGATCCTCCCCTCCTACGCCGCCGACGACCCGTTCATGGAGGACTCCATCGAGCACGGCGAGTTGGTGGCGACCGGCGGCCACTGGCTGGGGGCGACCGTCGGGGCCGCGCTCTACGTCTCGCTGCTCGGGCTGCTCGGGCTGGCCGTCGGCGGGCTGCTGCGGCACTCGGCCGGGGCCATCACCACCATGCTCGGCATCGTGCTGCTGCCGCTGCTGACCGCGCTGTTCATGGTCGGCGAGAGCCTTGCGTCGACGCGCGAGAAGCTGATCGAGTACTCACCGCTGAACGGCCTGGCCTCGCTCTACCGTATCCCGATGGAGGGCGACGACAGCGCCACCGGCTGGCCACTGCTCGGGCTGCTGGCCGCCGTGACCGTGGCCGCCCTGGTCGGCGCCTATGTGCGGCTGACCACCACGGACGCCTGACACCGGACGGTGATCCGGCCGCCGCCGGATCACTGCCAGCGGCCACTGCCAGCGGCCACTGCCAGCGGCCACTCGGCAACGGCCGCTCAGTAACAGCCGCTCAGTAACGGGGCGCGTTCCGCGACCGCTGGACCCTGGCCCCCCGGCGGTCGCGGGCGTCCCAGCACGCCCGGTGCCAGTGGCGGCGGTCGTCGACGGCGCCGAGCCGGGGCCAGGCCACCACGTGCGGCACCCGGGGCGGGATCTCCTGATCGCACCCCGGGCAGCGGTAGTGCTTGGCCGCGGCGGCGCCCGCGATCCGGCGCACGACCCACTCCTCGCCGCGCCACTCCTCCGCGACCTCCAGGCCCCACTCGCGCGGGCCGTCGGCGTGATGGGGCTGCTGACCGCCGTGCGGACGGTTGCGACGCGGAGACACGGGAACCCCTCGAAGTCGTTCGGCAGGCCGACAGGGTCAGTGCGGCCGGTTCACGAGTCTACGCGTCACGGACGCCCCAGGATCCTGACTGACCATCATCAAAAAACTGCCCGGGGCCCGTGCCCATGGCACGTGTCATGCGTTAGGGCGCATGGGGGAAGCGTGATGCGTGTGGATGAACGCATGGGCGAGAGGGCGACGGCGATGACAACGACGACGAAGACGTTACGGATCGGGACATTCGCACTGGCCGGCCGGTTCCCGGGGCAGAGCGACGCGGAGGCGCTGCACCGGACGGTGCGCTCGGCGGTGGCCGCCGACGAGGCGGGGCTCGACTCCGTATGGCTGGCGGAGCACCACTTCGTGCCCTACGGGGTCTGTCCGTCGGCGGCCACCCTGGCGGCCCTGCTGCTGGGCAGGACCCGGCGGATCCGGATCGGCACGGCGATCAGCGTGCTGACGACCACGCACCCGGTGTCGCTGGGCGAGCAGGCGGCGCTGCTGCACATCGCCTCCGGGGGCCGGTTCTCGCTGGGCGTCGGGCGCGGCGGCCCGTGGATCGACCTGGAGGTCTTCGGCGGCGGGGTCGAGGCGCTGGAGAAGGGGTTCCCCGAGGCGCTGGACCTGCTGCTGCGCTGGCTGGGCGAGGCGAGCGTCGGCGCGGACGGGGACCGCTACCGCTTCCGCGAGGTGGCGGTCGTGCCCCGGGCCGCCGACGGGCCGCCGGTGCTGGTCGCCTGCACCTCCCCGGGCACGGTACGGGAGGCCGCGCGGCACGGGCTGCCGATGCTGCTGGGTATGCACATCGGCGACGAGGAGAAGGCGCACATGGTGGCGTTATGGCGCGCGGCGGCGGGCGAGGCCGGGGTGGACGGCGACACCATCGCCGCCGCCGACCATGTGTCGGTCGGCGTGGCCCAGGTCTCCGACAGCCAGACGGAGGCCGTCGAGACGCTGCGCCGGGCGCTGCCCGGCTGGCTGCGGCAGGGGCTGGCCGCGCACCGGACGGTGGACGGGCGGGCGCGCCGGATGCGCGACGCCCTCGCGTACACGGAGCTGCTGTGCGAGCTGCATCCGGTGGGTCCGCCGCAGCTGTGCGCGGACCGGCTGGCGGCGACCGCGGAGCGCACCGGCATCACCCGTTTCGCCCTGCTGGTGGAGGGCTCCGGCGACACCGTGACGACGGAGCTGAACGTGCGCCGGCTGGCCGGCGACGTGCTGCCGCTCCTCCCGGTTCACGCGGAGCCGAGGGGGGCGGCAGCACGGGGAACGACGGCGGTGGCCGAAGCTCGTGCGACCGTCAGCAGTCCCGCAGCTCCGGCGACTGGTTGAGGATCTGGCCACGTATGGACGTGAACCTGGTCAGGGACGACGCGGACTCGGCTCCGAGGGGGAAGACCGCCACCCGGTGGCAGTTCTGGAAGGCGAGCTTCACTCCGAAGTGTCGCTCCAGCGCGCCCCGGATGGCGTCGCTGGCCAGGGCGCGCAGCAGCTGACCGCGCGCCTGTTCGTCCGGTGGGGGCGTGGTGTTGTCGGCGAATTCGCCGCCGTCGACCTGGAGCCGGGCGACCAGCGTGCTGATCATGTTCCAGGCGAAGGGCAGGGAATTCCGGACGCAGTCGATGAATTCGGCTTCATCGACCTCGCCTCGCTCGGCCTGCTCCAGCAGGGCCGGTGAGACGTCGAGCGACATGGGTTCTCCTCTCGCGACCCCTGGCCAGGGGGTCTTGCGGACAGGCCAGGGAGCCCCCCGCGCGCGTTCGTCCTGTCCACGGACCGTTGCGACGGCGACGCCCCCCGGCTCAACCGTAGGCTGCCTGGCCCGTGCATGTCAGTGGATTGAGCACATAACTGGCCACTGTCGAATCCCACGAATCCCACCTATATCGCTGGCCCGCTCCCGCCCCATCCGCACGGCGGCCGGACCCGTCCGGCGGGGCGTCAGCGGTGCTCGGCGAGCCAGCGGTAGCACAGCTCGGGCCGGCCCACATGCCCGTAGCGCGGGCGGCGTTCGGCCCGGCCCGCGTCGACCAGATGCTCCAGGTAGCGGCGCGCGGTGATCCGCGAGACGCCCGCGGCCTCGGCCGTCGCGCTCGCCGTGACCCCCTCCTCGGGGGCGGCGCGCAGCACGCGCGTCACGGCGGCCAGCGTGCTGTCGCTCATGCCCTTGGGCAGCGCGGCGGGCCGGGGCGCCCGCAGGGCCGACAGCGCCCGGTCGACCTCCTCCTGGCCGGCCGCCTCGCCCACCGCCGCGCGGAACTCGGCGTAGCGGCCGAGCCGGTCCCGCAGCGTGGCGAACGCGAACGGCTTCAGCACGTACTGCACGACGCCGAGCGAGACGCCCTCCCGCACCACGGCCAGGTCGCGCGCCGAGGTCACCGCGATCACGTCCGTGTCGTGGCCGGCGGCGCGCAGCGCGCGGACCAGCCGCAGGCCGTGGCCATCGGGCAGGTAGAGGTCGAGCAGGAGGAGGTCGACGGGGGCGCGTTCCACCTCCCGCCGGGCCTGGGCGCCGGTGCGGGCCGTGCCGCACACCGTGAAGCCGGGCACGCGCTGTACGTACTGGCGGTGGGCCTCGGCGGCGAGCGGGTCGTCCTCCACCACGAGGACTCGGATCTCGGACGCCGCGTCGCGGCTCCCGGTCACATCGGCACCGCCGCGTCGGCGCGCAGCGGCAGCCGCACGGTGAACTCGGCGCCGCCGCCCGGGGCGCGCGATATGCCGATGGTGCCGTCGTTGCGCCGGACGGACTGGCCGACGAGGGCGAGGCCGAGGCCACGGCCCTCGCTCTTGGTGGACCAGCCCCGGCGGAAGGCGTCGGCGGTCCGCTCGGGGTCGAGCCCGGTGCCGGTGTCGCGCACGGACAGCAGCAGCTCGCCCTCGGCGACGTGGGCCGTCACGGTGACCTGCGGGCTCCTGGCGTCCGCGCCGTCCAGGGCGGCGTCCACGGCGTTGTCGATCAGGTTGCCCAGGATCGTCACCAGGTCGCGAGCCGGGAGCGTGGCGGGCAGCACGCCGTCGTCGATCCGGCTGTCGTCGGCGAGCGTCAGCGCCACGCCGCGTTCGCTGGCCTGGGCCGCCTTGCCCAGCAGCAGCGCGGCCAGCACGGGCTCGGCGACCGCCCCCACCACCTGGTCGGTCAGCGCCTGCGCCAGCTCCAGCTCCGCCGTGGCGAACTCGACGGCCTCCGGCGCCCGCCCCAGCTCGATGAGCGAGACGACGGCGTGCAGCCGGCCTGCGGCCTCGTGCGCCTGGGAGCGCAGCGCCTCGGTGAAGCCGCGCACCGAGTCCAGCTCCCCGGTCAGCGCCTGGAGCTCGGTGTGGTCGCGCAGGGTCACCACCGTGCCGTGCCGCTCGCCGCCGGAGACCGGGGACGTGTTGACGACGACGATGCGGTCCTCCGTCACGTGCACCTCGTCCACCCGGGGCTCGGCGGACAGCAGTGTCTCGGTCAGCGGCGCGGTCAGGCCGAGATCGGCGGCGTGCCGGCCGACCTGGTCGCCGCTGACGCCGAGCAGCTCGCGGCCGGCGTCGTTGATGAGCCCGATCCGGCCGTCACCGTCGAGCAGCAGCAGTCCCTCGCGCACCGCGTGCAGGGTGGCCTGGTGGTAGTCGTGCAGCCGGCTCAGCTCCTGGGGGTTCATGCCGTGGGTGTGGCGGCGCAGCCTGGCGTTGACGGCGTAGGTGCCGAGGCCGCCGAGAGCCAGCGCGCCGGCGGCCACCGCGAACAGGGCGGTGACCTGCTGGGCGACCCGGTCCCCGATCGCCTCGACGGCGAGGCCGGCGCTGACCAGTGCCACGATCTCGCCGTCCTCGTCGCGGACCGGGGTGACGGCGCGAACGGAGCGGCCGAGAGTGCCGGTGTAGGTCTCGGTGAAGGTCCGCCCCGCCAGCGCCGGTGCGGTGTGGCCGACGAACTCCTCGCCGATCATCGCCGGGTCGGGGTGGGTCCACCGGATGCCGGACGGGGCCATGATCGTGACGAAGGTGATCCCGGTGTCCCGGCGGACCTGCTCGGCGTACGGCTGGAGCAGCGCCGACGGATCGTCCGCGCGCGCGGCGGACCGCACCGAGGGCGCGCCCGCGACGCCCCGGGCCGTGGCGGTCACCAGGTCGCGGGCGGCGTCCTCCGCCTGCGCCCGGTCGGCGAGGTAGGTGAACAGCGCGCACAGCGCCACCACGACGGCGACCAGCACGACCTGCATGGCGAAGAGCTGGCCGGCCAGACTGCGCGGCCGGGGCGCGCGGGGCAGTCGCATGCCGTCAGTGTGCCCGCACGGCGACGATGGCCGAAACCCGTCGTCGGCGACAAAGGAGCAGGTCGCGTGAGCGCGAACGCTATGAACGGAAACGTGACGGGCGTCTCACCCGGGTGAATAGTCGCGGAGACGTCGAGCCGACGCACATCTCCCACGCTCCAAGTCCCCACGCTCCATGTCCCCGCGGTCCCCGCGGTCCCGGCGGTATCCCCGCGGTCCCCGCGGTCCCGGCGGTATCCCCGCAGTCCCCGCAGTCCCCGCGGTTCCCGCAGTCCCACTCCGCACTCCACGAAGACGAGGAGGCCGCCGCTATGACCGAGACGGTGACCACGACCGCGACCGAACCCCCGGGCCGCAGACGCGATCGCACCCACTACCTGTACATCGCCGTGATCCTGGCGGTGGTCGCCGGCATCGCGGTGGGGCTGGCGGCGCCGGACGCCGGCGTCGAGCTGAAGCCGCTCGGCACCGGGTTCGTCAACCTGATCAAGATGATGATCTCGCCGGTCATCTTCTGCACGATCGTGCTGGGCATCGGCTCCGTCCGCAAGGCCGCCAAGGTCGGCGCGGTCGGCGGGCTCGCGCTGGGCTACTTCCTCGTGATGTCGACCTTCGCGCTCGCCATCGGCCTGCTCGTCGGCAACATCCTGGAGCCGGGCTCCGGACTGCACCTCACGGAGGCGACCCGGGACGCGGGCGCGGCCCAGGCCGAGGGCGCGAGCGAGTCGACCGTCGACTTCCTGCTCGGGATCATCCCGACCACGATGGTGTCCGCCTTCACCGAGGGCGAGGTGCTCCAGACCCTGCTGATCGCCCTGCTCGCGGGCTTCGCGCTGCAGGCCCTCGGCCCGGCCGGCGAGCCGGTGCTGCGCGGTGTGGGCTCCATCCAGCGGCTGGTGTTCCGCGTGCTGGCCATGATCATGTGGCTGGCCCCGGTCGGCGCGTTCGGCGCGATCGCGGCGGTGGTCGGCGAGACGGGCACGGACGCCCTGCGGTCGCTGGCGGTCATCATGTTCGGCTTCTACGCGACCTGTCTGATCTTCGTCTTCGGCATCCTCGGACTGGTGCTGCGGGTGGTCGCCGGGGTGAACATCTTCACCCTGCTGCGCTACCTCGGCCGTGAGTTCCTGCTGATCCTGTCGACGTCGTCGTCGGAGTCGGCGCTGCCGCGCCTGATAGCGAAGATGGAGCACGCGGGCGTGAGCCGCCCGGTCGTCGGCATCACCGTGCCGACGGGCTACTCGTTCAACCTCGACGGCACCGCGATCTACCTCACCATGGCGTCGCTGTTCATCGCCGAGGCGATGGGCGACCCGCTGTCGCTCGGCGAGCAGATCTCGCTGCTCGGCTTCATGATCATCGCCTCCAAGGGCGCGGCCGGCGTGACCGGCGCGGGCATGGCCACCCTGGCCGGCGGCCTCCAGTCGCACCGCCCCGAACTCCTCGACGGCGTTGGGCTGATCGTCGGCATCGACCGCTTCATGAGCGAGGCCAGGGCGCTGACCAACTTCGCGGGCAACGCGGTGGCCACCGTCGTGATCGGAACCTGGACCAAGGAGATCGACAAGGGCCGGATGCGCGAAGTCCTCACCGGAGCCCTGCCGTTCGACGAGGCCACGCTGATCGACGACGGCCACGGCGGAGACGACGGCAAGGGCCACGGCGGCGACCGGGGCGAGACGCCCGCGACCGACCGGGAGCCGGTCGGGGTGTGATCGGCCGGCCGGCGGACCTCTAGGCTGAGCCCATGCGTCTCGTCATCGCCCGCTGCTCGGTCGACTACGCCGGCCGGCTCACCGCCCATCTCCCCCTGGCACCACGGCTGATCCTCGTCAAGGCGGACAACTCGGTGTCCATCCACGCCGACGACCGGGCCTACAAGCCGCTCAACTGGATGTCGCCGCCGTGCACGCTGAAGGAGGCCACTGGGGACGGAACGCCGGTGTGGACGGTGGAGAACAAGGCGGGCGAGAAGCTCATCATCACGATGGCGGAGATACTGCACGACTCCTCGCACGAACTGGGCGTCGACCCGGGGCTGATCAAGGACGGCGTGGAGGCCCACCTCCAGGAGCTGCTGGCGGACCGGATGGACACGCTGGGCGAGGGCTGCACGCTGATCCGCCGCGAATACCCCACGGCGATCGGCCCGGTGGACATCCTGGGCCGCGACGCCGGGGGCGGCACCATCGCCGTGGAGATCAAGCGGCGCGGCGAGATCGACGGGGTCGAGCAGCTCACGCGCTATCTGGAGCTGCTCAACCGCGATCCGCTGCTGTCCCCCGTGAAGGGCGTGTTCGCGGCCCAGGAGATCAAGCTCCAGGCTCGCACTCTGGCCACGGACCGGGGCATCCGGTGCGTGACGCTCGACTACGAGGCCCTGCGCGGCATCGACGACGACAAGCTCCGCCTGTTCTGACGCCCGGACTCAGAGGACGGACGCCCGCGCGCCACCCGGGGTCGGCGTGACGGGCGGCGCGCCAATCACGCCGGTCACCTGCTCGGTCGGAGGATCGGTCGGTGGGTTCGTCGGTTCTTCGGTCGGCGTCGGCGGGTCCGTCGGCGGGTCGGTGGGCTCTTCGGTCTCGGTGGGCGGGTCCGTCGGTTCTTCCGGCTCCGTGGGCGTTCCGGTCGGGTCGGAGTCGCCGTCGCCGTTCGACGCGCCGCCGCTGCCCTGGCCGCCGGCGGCCCCGTCCTCCTCCCCCGTCGGGTCCGGAGTGGTCGGGTCCGGGTCGGTGGGCACATACGGGTCCCGTGAGGTGGCCGACTCCGCGGGAGTCTCTGTCCCGGACGGGCTGTCCGACGGCTTCGGGGAACGGTTCGCCGGGGATGCGGACGGGGTGCCGGTGTGCTCGGTGAGGGGGACGTCGGGGTCGGTGACCGCCGGGTCGCGGTGCTGGACGTTCTCCGGGGCGTTGTCCTGGCCCGAGCTGAGGCCGAGTGCCACGACCGTGCCGAGCACGGCGAGCAGCAGACCGCCCGCCGCCGCGACCGCGCCCCGGCGCATGCCCGGCGCGGCCTCCGGCTCGTCCTCGTCCGCGCCCGTCGGCGGCCGGAGGATCACCTGTGTGAGGTCATCCGACCCCGGCACCGGCCCGGGAGCCGCGCCCGCCGGGGTGGCCAGGGCCCCCGCCGGGAGGGCGAGGGGCTGGGTCCGCGCGGTCCCGCCGGGCGGCAGGGCGCGCGGGCCGGTCAGGTCCGCGACGAGGGCGAGCGCCCGGCGGCCCGCCACCGCGCCGGCCGCGTCGGCGACGGCGGCGCGCAGGGCCGCGGCCGCCTCCAGCTCGGCGCGGGCGCGGTCGAGGCGGCCCTCGCAGATGGCGAGCACGCCCAGCTCGTGGTGGAAGTACGCCTCCTGGGCGACCTCTCCGGCGGTCCGCGCCGCCTCCTGGCCGCCGCGGAGGACCCGTTCCCACATCCCCCAGCGCGGTGTGCCGGCCAGCATGGGGGCCGCCGCGCGGGCGAGTGTGGCGACGGCGGTGACGTGTCCGGCACGGTGCGCCGCCCGCAGGACGGCGAGCAGCACCTCGGCCTCGGCCGCGACCGCCGCCGGAGTGACGCTCGCCTCGGACAGCCACCATGTGTAACGCCAGGCGGCGCTGAGCGTGCGGTCGGCCGAGCCCTCCCCGTAACCGGCCGCGAGCAGGTCCGCGACCACGCCCGAGGCCAGCCGGTGGCGCCCGCCGAGCCCCGTCAGCAGGCCGGATTCCAGCAGCTCCGTGTACGCCTCGGCGGCCTGCGGCTCCCCGGTGAGCGAGGGCAGGCGGGCCGCCTCGGGCATGTCGCCCCCGAGCGCGGTGGCGAGCCGCAGGACCTCGCGGGCCGCCTCGGACAGCGCGGCGGCGAGGGTCACGGTGAGCGTGACCGAGTCGGGGAGCGGGACCTCCGGGCCGCCGCGGCGGTGGAAGGCCGCGGCGGCCTGGACGAAACGTTGCGGCAGGCCCTCGGTGTCGAACCACAGGTCGGCCGCCCAGTCGGTCTCGGCCTGGTCGAGGGGGCGGCCGATGCGGAATTCCAGCAGCTCCAGGGCGGCGGTGCGGCTGAGGCCGGGGAGGAGAAGCTCCTCGACGCGGGCGGCGCCGGTCGCGGCGGGCAGGCCGGGGAGGCCGGCCACCAGGAGCGCGCACTCGGGGGTGGCGTCGAGGATCTCATCGAGCCCCGCGCCGCCGAACTCGATGTCGTCGATGATGACCACGGCGCCGATCTCCCGCAGGGCGGCGGCGAGTTCGGTCGGGCCGGGGCGGTACGCGGGGATGTGGTGCGCGGCGGCGTACAGCTCGTGCAGCAGGTCCTTCGGGGAGCGCCGGTAGCCGTCGAGGCGTATGACCCCGAGCGGGGCGAGCCCGGCGCAGTCCCGGGCGACGGCGTCGAGGAGCGCCGTGCGGCCGGTGCCGGGGGCACCGGCGATGCGGACGGAACGGCCGTGGGCCAGCAGCCGGCCGAGCCGGTGCCGTATCTCGTCGCGCTCCAGGAGCGGTGTCTCGTCGTCCTGCCCGGACCCGGCCTCGCTCGCGGAGGCGGGCGCGCGGCGCGGGGTGATCGGACGGCGTCCGGGCGGACAGGACTCGATCTCGCTGCCGTCGACGGGATTGACGGTGAGCAGGAAGTCCCCGGCGACCAACTCGACGGCCCGCGCGGGACCCGCCTGGGCGCCCTTCGGTGCGCCGGGCTGCTCCCCCTCGGATGCGGAGTGATTCTGGTCCATGGTCGATGTCTCTCGGGTGCGGTGCGGCGGAACCGGCTGCTGGTGCGAACGCTACCGCCGCCT
Above is a window of Streptomyces sp. NBC_01803 DNA encoding:
- a CDS encoding cation:dicarboxylate symporter family transporter; this translates as MTETVTTTATEPPGRRRDRTHYLYIAVILAVVAGIAVGLAAPDAGVELKPLGTGFVNLIKMMISPVIFCTIVLGIGSVRKAAKVGAVGGLALGYFLVMSTFALAIGLLVGNILEPGSGLHLTEATRDAGAAQAEGASESTVDFLLGIIPTTMVSAFTEGEVLQTLLIALLAGFALQALGPAGEPVLRGVGSIQRLVFRVLAMIMWLAPVGAFGAIAAVVGETGTDALRSLAVIMFGFYATCLIFVFGILGLVLRVVAGVNIFTLLRYLGREFLLILSTSSSESALPRLIAKMEHAGVSRPVVGITVPTGYSFNLDGTAIYLTMASLFIAEAMGDPLSLGEQISLLGFMIIASKGAAGVTGAGMATLAGGLQSHRPELLDGVGLIVGIDRFMSEARALTNFAGNAVATVVIGTWTKEIDKGRMREVLTGALPFDEATLIDDGHGGDDGKGHGGDRGETPATDREPVGV
- the nucS gene encoding endonuclease NucS gives rise to the protein MRLVIARCSVDYAGRLTAHLPLAPRLILVKADNSVSIHADDRAYKPLNWMSPPCTLKEATGDGTPVWTVENKAGEKLIITMAEILHDSSHELGVDPGLIKDGVEAHLQELLADRMDTLGEGCTLIRREYPTAIGPVDILGRDAGGGTIAVEIKRRGEIDGVEQLTRYLELLNRDPLLSPVKGVFAAQEIKLQARTLATDRGIRCVTLDYEALRGIDDDKLRLF
- a CDS encoding ATP-binding protein is translated as MDQNHSASEGEQPGAPKGAQAGPARAVELVAGDFLLTVNPVDGSEIESCPPGRRPITPRRAPASASEAGSGQDDETPLLERDEIRHRLGRLLAHGRSVRIAGAPGTGRTALLDAVARDCAGLAPLGVIRLDGYRRSPKDLLHELYAAAHHIPAYRPGPTELAAALREIGAVVIIDDIEFGGAGLDEILDATPECALLVAGLPGLPAATGAARVEELLLPGLSRTAALELLEFRIGRPLDQAETDWAADLWFDTEGLPQRFVQAAAAFHRRGGPEVPLPDSVTLTVTLAAALSEAAREVLRLATALGGDMPEAARLPSLTGEPQAAEAYTELLESGLLTGLGGRHRLASGVVADLLAAGYGEGSADRTLSAAWRYTWWLSEASVTPAAVAAEAEVLLAVLRAAHRAGHVTAVATLARAAAPMLAGTPRWGMWERVLRGGQEAARTAGEVAQEAYFHHELGVLAICEGRLDRARAELEAAAALRAAVADAAGAVAGRRALALVADLTGPRALPPGGTARTQPLALPAGALATPAGAAPGPVPGSDDLTQVILRPPTGADEDEPEAAPGMRRGAVAAAGGLLLAVLGTVVALGLSSGQDNAPENVQHRDPAVTDPDVPLTEHTGTPSASPANRSPKPSDSPSGTETPAESATSRDPYVPTDPDPTTPDPTGEEDGAAGGQGSGGASNGDGDSDPTGTPTEPEEPTDPPTETEEPTDPPTDPPTPTEEPTNPPTDPPTEQVTGVIGAPPVTPTPGGARASVL